The Pseudomonas sp. FP2309 genomic sequence CCACAGGCGCGTGGTGGCCGACAGCGGGTAGCGCGCGTTAGGGTCGTCCATCTGCTGCGGGTCGAGCCCGGCCTCATGGCACAGCGTGGCGCTGTCGAGGCCCAGGGCGTCGAGCTGCTTGCGCAGGGCACGGGTCCAGCTGGCGAGGGACGTGGGTTCGGTCATGGCGATTGGCGCTTGCAGTCAACAGGTTGGCGTGTGGGGCTAGCGTCCTGCGCGATGGCCTGGGGCAGGATGTAACCCTTGATGAATAAGAGGATGGGAGCATGGACGGTACTTCTGCAAGTCCCCAGCAGATGAACGCGCAACAGCGTTCGGCGCATATTCGTGAGGTGGTGCTGGCCGAAGGCGTGCGTTTGCGCCGGCAACACTCGTGGTTGCGGCATCAGGACGCCCTGGGCGCGGGCATCCTGGCCTTTGCGCTGATCGGCATGATCGGCTCGGCGGCGCTGTACATCGGCGGCCACATGGCCTGGTGGGCGTGCCTGCTGCTTAACGCCTTCCTGGCCTCATTGACCCATGAGCTGGAACACGACCTGATCCACAGCATGTACTTTCGCAAACAGCGCCTGCCCCACAACGTGATGATGGGCCTGGTGTGGCTGGCGCGGCCGAGCACGATCAACCCGTGGATCCGCCGCCACCTGCACCTCAACCACCACAAGGTCTCCGGCACCGAGGCCGATATGGAAGAGCGCGCAATCACCAACGGCGAGCCCTGGGGCTTCGCACGGTTGCTGATGGTGGGCGACAACGTGATGTCGGCGTTCATTCGCATGCTGCGAGCCAAGACCTGGGGCCATAAATTCAAGATCCTCAAACGCGCGCTGCTGGTTTACGCACCGCTGGCGCTGCTGCACTGGGGCGCGTGGTACGTGTTCCTCGGCTTCCACGCCGCCAATGGCATCGCCAGCCTGCTGGGCGCGCCGATCGACTGGTCCGCCGACACCTTGCAGGTGATGCACGTGATCGACATCGCCGCCGTGGTGATCATCGGTCCCAATGTGCTGCGCACGTTTTGCCTGCACTTTGTCAGCTCCAACATGCATTACTACGGTGATGTGGAGCTGGGCAATGTGATCCAGCAGACCCAGGTGCTCAACCCGTGGTGGCTGTGGCCGTTGCAAGCGTTCTGCTTCAACTTTGGCAGCACCCACGGGATTCACCATTTTGTGGTGAAGGAGCCGTTTTACATCCGCCAGATGAGCGCCAGGGTGGCGCATAAGGTCATGGCTGAGATGGGCGTGCGCTTCAATGATTTCGGGACGTTTGCGCGGGCCAATCGGCTGGGTTTTCCGCCGCCGGACGTTGCCCGGTCGGCGCCTGCCTATAGAGCAGGCGCAGTGCGATAGGTAACAGGGCTGAACACCCGCGTCACCACCAGCATCGCCAGCGCGGTCACCGTCAGCACCACCCAGGCGCTGGCGAAGCTGCCGGTGAGTTCGCGCAGCCAGCCGGTCATCCACGGGGAAATCGCGTTGATCAAAAAGCCCACGCCTTGCACAAAGGCCGCCAGTTGCCCGGCTTGGCGAGGGTCGCGGTGGTGGTCGAGGGTCAGCAGCAGGCTCAGGGCAAAACACGCGCCGAGGCCGAAACCGCACAACGCCACCCACAAATGGGGAAATTGCAGCGGCGCCAGCAGCAGGCCGAGGTAGCCGATGGTCTGCGCCAGCAGACTGATGCCCAGCAGCGGCCGACGGTCGACACCGCGTTGCGCCAGCACCGGCATCAACAGCGCGGCAAGCACCTGGAAGATCGTCATGAATGCCAGCAGTGAGCCGCTGGGCAGCACGCCCCAACCCAACTGCTGATAGTACGCGGGCAGCCACGCCACCAGGCTCATATAGCCGCAGTTCACCAACCCGAAATACAGCGCCAGCAGCCAGGCGCGACGGTTGCGCAGGCCTTCGAAGGCGGGCACAACCTGTGGGTTTTTTGCCGCGCCCAGCGGTAGCCAGACCCACAGCAACAAGGCGCCCAGCGCCGGCAACAGCCACACGCCCAACCCTGCCTGCCACTGCTGGAAATGGGTGGCCACCAACGGGCTGAGCAGCGCCGCCAGACCACCCCCGGCCATCAGCGAGGCGGAGTACACGCCCATCGCCACCGGCACGCGATGACGGAATTCGCGCTTGATCATCGCCGGCACCAACGCCTGGATCAGCGCCACGCCGGCGCCGCCGAGCAATGCCGTGACCAGCAGCGCCGCGCCCTGGCCCATCAGCCAGCGCGCCAGGCACGCCAGCAGAATCATCACCAAGCCCAGCGCAATGCCACGGCGCTCGCCCAGGCGCGCTTCCACGCGCACGCCCACCAATGCCACCAGACCCATGCACACCACCGGCAGGCTGGTGAGCAGGGCGCTGCTCTGGAAACTCAGGCCGGTGGCCTGGCGAATCTCGCCCAGCAGCGGGCTGATGGAGCTCAGGATTGGTCGCAGGTTCAGGCCCAGCACCACCAGCAGGCCCCAGCCGGCGAGGGATTTATTGAGGGTCATGCAGCGCTCTTGCGATGAGTAAATGAGGCGTGAGTATGGCCAGCGTCACAGGTATTCTGAAATTAAATATAAACATGCCAGCCAGTGGCAAATGGAATGACTATGTTCGATCCCGTGTTGCTCCGAAGCTTTGTCGCCGTGGCCGATTGCGGCAATTTCACCCGTGCCGCCGAGCGCCTGCACTTGACCCAATCCACCGTCAGCCAGCAGATCCGCCGCCTGGAGCAGGTTCTGGCGTGTCAGTTGCTCGACCGCGACCAACGTCGCGTGGTCGCGACCGTTGAGGGTGAACGCTTGCTGGCGTATGCACGGCGCATTCTGGCGCTGCACGAGGAGGCCGCCGACGTGCTGATCAACCAGCAGAGCGACGGCGTGCTGCGCCTGGGGGTGCCGGAAGACTTTGCGGCGCAGCGCCTGATGCCCTTGTTGTCGGCGTTTGTGCGCGCCTATCCACGGGTGCGCCTGGAGGTCACCAGCGGGCTCGGCCCTGCGTTGCAACGCCAATACCGGAACGGCGAATTCGATGTGCTGCTGGTCAAGCAGATGGGCGACAGCGACGACTGTCTGGCCTCGTGGCCCGAGCCGTTGTGTTGGGTCGACAGCCGCAGCACGCCCTCCCTGGGCCGCGACCCTCTGCCGTTGGTGGCCTTCCCCGTGGGCGGCCTGTACCGCAATGAAATGCTGCAACATCTGGAAGTGGCCGGCTGGCGCTGGCGCATCGGCTATTCCAGCGCGAGTCTGGCCAGTGTGTGTTCGGCGGTGGCGGCGGGGTTGGGCGTGAGTTTATTGCCGCGCCGGGTGGTGCAGGCCGAGCACGTGGAGCTCGGTCCGCAAACTGGTTTGCCTGCGGTGCAAGGCGTGCGCCTGGCATTGTATGCCCGCGGCGGCCTGAGCGCTGCGGGGCAGTGCCTGCAGGCTGAACTGTTCGATTTGTGTGCAAACAGCCCGGTCGAGCCCTGCCTCGACTGACAACTTTGCAGGGTCGTAAAGTCTCGAAAAAACCGGACTGGCGTGTGCGCGCGTTTCGCGTGTTGGTCTGTGTGCGGCCTTTTCCATCTGAGTTTCATATTTGTTTTGGTTATTAATAAATAGCTTCTTATTCCTTAACGAGCATAAGTCGTGTCCCTATACTGCTCAGCAACGTTAAACGCTGCAGGAGGGCACCCCCATGCACAGCGAGTCGATTCGTTACCTGATCGTGCCGGGCTGGCAAGGATCGCCAGAAAATCATTGGCAAACCCATTGGCAGCACAGCCTGCCCAACAGTGCGCGCGTGGAGCAGGCCGATTGGCTGACACCGCGCCGCGAAGACTGGGTGGCTGCCCTGGCCGAGGCCATCGCCGCCGACAGCACGCCGGTGATCCTGATCGCCCATAGCCTGGGCTGCATCACCGTGGCCCACTGGGCCGCCACTGCACCGGTGCACTGCCTGCGCCAGGTGCGCGGCGCCTTGCTGGTGGCGCCGGCCGATGTCGAACGTCCGGCGTGCGCGCCTGCCTTGCGCAATTTCGCGCCGATTCCCACCCACCTGCTGCCGTTTCCCAGCCAGGTGGTCAGCTCCGACAACGACAGTGCCATCAGCGCCCCGCGTGCGCTGGAGCTGGCGCGTTACTGGGGTGCCGAAGCCGGGATCATCTCCGGCGCCGGACATATCAATGTGAAGTCCGGCCACCAGCGCTGGGAGCAGGGGTTCGCGTACCTCTATCGCCTGCAAAACCGCCTCGAGCATCACGCCCGGCGTAGCGCATAACTTTCTTTCAACGCCCCGTCCCTGCGTGGATTGGGGCGGGAGCCTGCCATGAGTCATGACACCTTCGGCCAGCCCTTGCTGACCTTCCCCGATGCCGAAAAAAGCCCGCTGAGCATCCGCGCCAAGGCGCTGGTGTTCGTCGACCCTCGCTCGCGCCAGCTACGGCAAGACCTGGAAAACCTGGCGCCCCGTGCACTGCCCGTGTTGATTCGCGGCGAGACCGGCAGCGGTAAAGAGTTGCTGGCGCGGCATATCCACCGTGGCAGCGATCGGGCGGGGTTGTTTGTGTCGGTCAACTGCGGCGCGATCAGCCCCACCTACGCCGATGCCGAGTTGTTCGGCTATGCCGCCGGCGCCCACAGCGGTGCCGCCAGCAGCCGCGCCGGCTGGTTCGGTTCGGCCAATGGCGGCACCTTGTACCTGGATGAGATCGGCGACTTGCCGCTGCCCATCCAAGTGAAATTACTCGCGGCCCTGGAGAACCACGAAGTCACCCGCGTCGGCGCGCACCAGCCCAGCCCGGTGGACGTGCGCCTCGTCGCGGCCACCAGCATTGACCTGGCCCAGGCCGTGGCGGCGGGCAAGTTTCATGAGCGGCTGTTCCATTATCTGAGCGAAGGCCGCTTGGACTTGCCGGCGCTGCGTGAGCGGGTCGGCGACATCCTGCCGTTGGCCGAGTACTTCCTCGGCATTTACAGTCAGCGCCTCGGCCTGCCGGTGCCGTTGATCAGCGAGGCGGCGCAGCAAGTGCTGGAACACCACAGTTGGCCGGGCAATACCCGTGAGCTGGAAAACGTTATTCACTTTGCCTTGCTGGTGAGCAGCGGCGACGAGATTTTGCCCGAGCATTTGAACCTGCCGGTGGTCGGTTCGCCGTTGGAGCAGGTACGGCGCATCTTCGCCAATGCCAGTTCCGCGCAGCGGGAAACCCTGCGTAGCTTCCTGTATGAGCAAAATGGAATATCAACGTGAATAAAA encodes the following:
- a CDS encoding fatty acid desaturase; the protein is MDGTSASPQQMNAQQRSAHIREVVLAEGVRLRRQHSWLRHQDALGAGILAFALIGMIGSAALYIGGHMAWWACLLLNAFLASLTHELEHDLIHSMYFRKQRLPHNVMMGLVWLARPSTINPWIRRHLHLNHHKVSGTEADMEERAITNGEPWGFARLLMVGDNVMSAFIRMLRAKTWGHKFKILKRALLVYAPLALLHWGAWYVFLGFHAANGIASLLGAPIDWSADTLQVMHVIDIAAVVIIGPNVLRTFCLHFVSSNMHYYGDVELGNVIQQTQVLNPWWLWPLQAFCFNFGSTHGIHHFVVKEPFYIRQMSARVAHKVMAEMGVRFNDFGTFARANRLGFPPPDVARSAPAYRAGAVR
- a CDS encoding CynX/NimT family MFS transporter gives rise to the protein MTLNKSLAGWGLLVVLGLNLRPILSSISPLLGEIRQATGLSFQSSALLTSLPVVCMGLVALVGVRVEARLGERRGIALGLVMILLACLARWLMGQGAALLVTALLGGAGVALIQALVPAMIKREFRHRVPVAMGVYSASLMAGGGLAALLSPLVATHFQQWQAGLGVWLLPALGALLLWVWLPLGAAKNPQVVPAFEGLRNRRAWLLALYFGLVNCGYMSLVAWLPAYYQQLGWGVLPSGSLLAFMTIFQVLAALLMPVLAQRGVDRRPLLGISLLAQTIGYLGLLLAPLQFPHLWVALCGFGLGACFALSLLLTLDHHRDPRQAGQLAAFVQGVGFLINAISPWMTGWLRELTGSFASAWVVLTVTALAMLVVTRVFSPVTYRTAPAL
- a CDS encoding LysR family transcriptional regulator, giving the protein MFDPVLLRSFVAVADCGNFTRAAERLHLTQSTVSQQIRRLEQVLACQLLDRDQRRVVATVEGERLLAYARRILALHEEAADVLINQQSDGVLRLGVPEDFAAQRLMPLLSAFVRAYPRVRLEVTSGLGPALQRQYRNGEFDVLLVKQMGDSDDCLASWPEPLCWVDSRSTPSLGRDPLPLVAFPVGGLYRNEMLQHLEVAGWRWRIGYSSASLASVCSAVAAGLGVSLLPRRVVQAEHVELGPQTGLPAVQGVRLALYARGGLSAAGQCLQAELFDLCANSPVEPCLD
- a CDS encoding alpha/beta hydrolase, with translation MHSESIRYLIVPGWQGSPENHWQTHWQHSLPNSARVEQADWLTPRREDWVAALAEAIAADSTPVILIAHSLGCITVAHWAATAPVHCLRQVRGALLVAPADVERPACAPALRNFAPIPTHLLPFPSQVVSSDNDSAISAPRALELARYWGAEAGIISGAGHINVKSGHQRWEQGFAYLYRLQNRLEHHARRSA
- a CDS encoding sigma 54-interacting transcriptional regulator — translated: MSHDTFGQPLLTFPDAEKSPLSIRAKALVFVDPRSRQLRQDLENLAPRALPVLIRGETGSGKELLARHIHRGSDRAGLFVSVNCGAISPTYADAELFGYAAGAHSGAASSRAGWFGSANGGTLYLDEIGDLPLPIQVKLLAALENHEVTRVGAHQPSPVDVRLVAATSIDLAQAVAAGKFHERLFHYLSEGRLDLPALRERVGDILPLAEYFLGIYSQRLGLPVPLISEAAQQVLEHHSWPGNTRELENVIHFALLVSSGDEILPEHLNLPVVGSPLEQVRRIFANASSAQRETLRSFLYEQNGIST